In Acetonema longum DSM 6540, the sequence CCTCAACGCTTCTTCCGGGTAATCCCGGCGGTCAATTCGGTGCAGTTTTGAAAACTCAGCTCTGATCTTGTTATACATATCGATGAAACTGTATGCGTCATTCATTTGTTTCAGGAGAGAACCTCTGAACTCCCTACGGTCCTTAAACACCGATTGAGTTATACCTTCAAATGAAGCCGCTTTGATGGTATGCAGACATTGGTCTGATAATAACAGCCCTAGGTTGGTGTAAATACGGTCGGCATTTGCTAATCCGAGGGTCACCATCTGACTTTCGCCAAAGGCAACCTCTCTGGCCGTAAATTCGGCGGCAGCCGCTTCAAAGGTCAGTTCCTGACACAGAGAGCGCATATTTTCGAAAGTATCGCCGTCTGTTTCTTTAATCATTTGACGAATGGCATTTTCTGAAGCCGGCACGGATGACGAACCCTGCCGGACATAGACGCCTTCCGGGCGCATGCCTTTCTTGGCAATGTAATACGGACAATCCGTCCCCTTTTGCACGATAACTTTTATAATATTTTTTCCTTCCATAACCTCATAGGAATACTTCACGAACATTGTAACATCGGGTTTGATCCCATCCCTGATCATATTGGAAACCTGCAATGACGTTTCATCGACATGATCCACGCCAACGATCCGGCCATCATCGGTTATTCCGATATACAAGGCGCCTCCCTGGCTATTCGCAAAAGCCACTACTTCTTTTTTGATATCTTCCACTACTGCCTGCTTCAGTTCTACCATAGGACCCTCGGAAATAGCCATTTCTCAGCCCCCTCGCCTTTCCTGTTACTATTCTACCACATCTAACACTCTTCTAACACACATATTTATAAACTTGTGTTACCACGTTAAATATTACAGTCTGCGATGATCTGCAGAGAATTTTGTATAAACGTGCTGCAATAAACTCCTCCGCGATCCAAAAAGCCCCCCGGCAGGGGAATTACTTCCCGCCAGGGGGCTTGTATAAATTCTACTGAATCTCTTTCGCCAATTTCTCAATCTTAAGGCAGGCAAGCCAGTCATCTCAATTGTTTTACAAATTACTATTTATAGTTCACTTCCCCATTGACGCAAGCCTTCAGCGGTTTGCCAGCCAGTCCGGCCAGCAGATTGTCGGCGGTCAGCTGGGACATGGCCGTGCGGGTTTCGGTTGTGGCGCTGCCTATGTGAGGAGTAACCAGAATATTAGGGAGTTTCAGAAGGGGATGATCCGCCGGCAGAGGCTCGGGATCGGTCACGTCCAGGGCGGCATAGGCAATTTTCCTGGTGGTTAGGGCTTCCACCAGGGCGGCAGTGTCTACCACCGGGCCCCGGGAGGCGTTGACAAAATAAGCAGTAGGCTTCATGCGGGCAAACTGCTCCCGTCCAAACAGACCTTTAGTAGCTGCCGACAAAGGCGTCAGGACAATAATGCAGTCAGCCTGGGCCAGGAGAGAATCAAAGGACTGATACGTTGCGCCGATAGCTGCCTCGTCGGACCTTGGGGTCCGGTTGTAATAAATAATCTTCATGCCGAAAGCACGGGCTCTGGCGGCGACGGCGGCGCCGATCCGGCCCATGCCGACAATGCCTAAAGTCTTGCCTCTGATGTCTGTGCCATAGGGAAGATCTTTGCCGAGGCTCCAGTGACCCTCCCGTACAAAATTCCAGCCTTCATGCACCCGGCGGGCGGCGCTTAACAGCAGGGTAAAGGTCAGATCCGCCGTGGCATCCACCAGAACGCCGGGAGTGTTGCCGAAAGGAATACCGTGCCGGATGCAGGCCGGTATGTCAATATTGTCATAGCCAACCGCCGACTGAGCAATCACCTTAAGGTTGGGTCCATGGCTCAGCAGTTCGTCATCGACCCGCACTTTGCCGGTCACTACCAATCCGACTGCGTCCCGGAGCCAGTCGAACAGCACTTCCCGCGGTATGACTCCGCCCTGATCCCACAACTTTACCTCGCAGACTGCCTGAACCCGCTCAAGAGCCGGCGGCATGAGAGCACCGGTCATTACAACCTGATGTTTTTGCATACCCTCTCCTCCTCTTCACATCTGGTACCGCTAACGCCTATATTGTACTATCTCTTTACCGCCGCGTAAACAGGCAGAATCATGGCGGCGGCAGCCAGCACAAAGGTCATTATGGCGCCTGCGGTGTTGCCCTGCTGTTTTAACCAGCGCCCGTAAGTATAGACGTGAAATCCGGATACGATGCCGGCGGCAATGAATATAAAATATTTCACCGTATATTCCTCCGATCAGCCATTTTTCGGTTCATTGATTCTTAGGCGGTACTGTCCGCCACTGCAGCCCGGTGTTGATCCGGGCAGTGACCTGAACCTGAACGTCGGCTTTCTGATAGAGGGAGTTCAGGTCTGCTTTCGCCATTTCGCCGGTATCCCGGAACTTCGGCCGCAGGTACAGGCCAAAACCCACCGGATCTGTCCCTAACTCCTGGGTATGCCGAATCATATTCCTGATCTGTTCGGTAAACAGCTTGGCCAGCTGATCCTCCAATTTGTTCCGGTATTCAGGCGCTTCATAAGGGATGCCGGAGGTGGCGCCGAGGATTTCTCCCTCAATGAGCACTTTCACATGAAATACCGGTACGCCACGGTTTAAGTCGGCATGGATCTGGGATTCCGGGCGAAATTTGAGATTGACTGTTTCTTTTTCCGGCTGCAGCGGATCCGCAAGGCCTATAAAGCCACTGGATAATTTCCCCTGGAGGATAGCTACCGCCCTGGTCTCGTCACTGTTCAGCACGCCTACCATTTTATCGCCCCGGAATAAAGCCAGCCCTAAAAATTCTCCTGCTTTGCTCGTCGCGGTACGGGGTATGCCTCCCGGCAGGTAAGGAGGTCCTGTCTGCTCGGGAGTTTTGGCGCCTGCCGGCTTATCCGAACCGGTGTAGGGGTTAAGGCCGGTATATGCTGCATACGCCGAGCCGCCATGATTTTTAAGCCTGGTATAAAAATCATGAAAATGAACTCGCATATAATAGCCGGATTCATCCGCTGATAAAAAAGTCGATTCATAGAATTTATAAACATAGGTTTCCAGTGCAGGCTTATTGTTCTTAATATATTCCTCGACGGAACCCCTGACTATGAGCAGGAACATGGTCTCGCGGAATTCACGGCTGCGGACCAGATAGGATATGCGGGAACCCAGGCCTTCCCGGGCCACTTCCTCTGAAAAAATATAGGCGTTGATATGACTGACAAGGGGATAGCGGGACATGGTGGAATTGAGCAGCATGCGCGTTTCTGCAGGACCGGGGGTCCAAATGGTGCTGATCACCCAGGGCTCCCCGGAGGAGCCTTGACCGCCGCCCATTCCGCTGGCATTGCTCGTGTCGGCTTTCGTCCAACGGGGGACGGCGATCTGATAGGTGACTTTCTGTTTGCCATCGGATCCTTTGTCTACCCCGATGATCATAATATAGCCTACATCGTCGGCCTCTCTGGCACTGTTACAGCCGCCCAAAAACAGCGCCAGAATCACCAGGGCTGCTATCCCGACAAATCCAACCGACATCCCCGGATGTTTCATATTCCAGCCTCCCCTGTTTCCACTATAAACTCATTTTTGCCTTCATATCCGGCGCCTTTACAACAGTCGTCATTCCCTATAATTGGGGCATGGTCCGCCAAATCAGTCCTGTCCGGCGGATGCGGAGGGAAACATGAACCCGGATGTCAGCTGCCTGATAGAGCGCCGTCATATCGGATTTTTCCATTTCACCGGTAGTGCGAAATTCGGGGCGCAGATACAGGCCAAATCCCACCGGGTCAGTCCCCAGTTCCTGGGTATGCCGGATCATATTTCTGATCTGCCCGGCAATCAGGTCGGACGCTTGCCTTTCTAAGATACCCCGATATTTTGAGGATTCATAATGAATCCCGGAGTTAATGCCGAGTATATCAGCTTCAAGGCCGACTTCCACATTAAATACCGGCCTGACGCCGTCTAATTCAGCGGTTATTTTCGGCTTAGACTCACTGCGGATACCGAGACTGACGGTCTCCTCCTCTGCCAGCGGATCAACGACTCCCATATTGCCGCGGGAGAAACTTCCCTGCAGGAGGGCTACCGCCCGGGTCTCGTCACTGTTTAATACGCCCACCATCTTATCGCCCCGGAACACGGCCAGACCGGCGAAATCAATCGGATTTTCCGTACCGGTACGCGGGATCCCCCCCGCCAGATAAGGAGAGCCTTTTTGTTCCGGCGTCCTGACGCCAGCCGGCTTGTCCTCGCCGGTCATTGGGTTGATGCTGCTGTATACCGCATAAGGAGATCCGCCGCTATTTTTCAGCCGGACGTAAAAATCCTGAAAGGTAGCACGCAAAAAATAAGATGATTCACTGGAGGATGCCAGAAATTCTTCGTAGAACTCGGTAAGCGTAGCTTCCAGGGTGGGGCTGTTCCGCTTGATATATTCCTCGGCCGAACCTTTTACAACGATTACAAACATGGAGCCGCGGAATTCCCGGCTGTTAGTGAAATAAGACATATTACGGCCAATCCCCCGGCGAGCCACTTCCTCGGAAACGATAAAGCCTACAATATGGCTAAACTGAGGCGTGCGGGACATGATCGATTTTAAGATCATTCGGGAATCCGCCGGCGTGGGGACGATCAGGCTCTCTATGAGCCAAGGGCCTTTAGGCTGTTCCCCGCTGCCGCCGTCACCGCCGCTTAGTCCTTTGGGAACAACAATCTGATAAGTCACCTTTTCCTTGCCGCCTTCGGCTTGATCCACACCGATGATCACGGTGTAGGCTACATCATCCGTTTCCTTCCCATTATAACAGCCCGCCAAACATACCGTGAAAACGGCCAGCAGCATCATCATGATCCGGCGGATCGCCACGATTTCCCCCCCCTTTTCCGAAACAGACTGACACCCAGCAAAAAGAAAGGAATAATGGCCGTACCGACCAGATACAAGGTATGTTCGGCCCAATAGTAAAAATTAATGACACCGGTCATCTCGCCAGGCAGCATGGCCAGCTCAGCAATAATAATAAGCACCGGCGCAATAAGCGGCTTGAGAGCCGGCAAACGGAACAACCGCCCTAAAAGGTACAATCCAATATAGAGGTTGATGGCGATGCTTAAAATACCAACAATGGCCCAGAGCAAAATAATCAGGGCTTCAATTCGCTGGATAAAACGGTTAATATAGACCAGACGGGCCAACTCATAAAAGGGTAGTAATTTTTCCTGACCGGCTGCCGCGCCAAAAGCGGCGATATAGGCGGCAATGGTCAGGCTCCTGCAGAGGCTGCTGATGCCTAAGCCATAGAGAACGGAATATTTCACAGTCCGCAGATTTTGAAAGCTATGGGCCAAAAAAGCCGGAATTAAAATGTTTAGATTGACTCCCATGCTCCGCAATCCACCGATAAAGACCTGATCCAAACCGGCCCCCCTCCAGGGGGTCAGATACAAAAACTCATACTGGGGCAGCAGGAGCAAA encodes:
- a CDS encoding RNA-binding domain-containing protein, producing MAISEGPMVELKQAVVEDIKKEVVAFANSQGGALYIGITDDGRIVGVDHVDETSLQVSNMIRDGIKPDVTMFVKYSYEVMEGKNIIKVIVQKGTDCPYYIAKKGMRPEGVYVRQGSSSVPASENAIRQMIKETDGDTFENMRSLCQELTFEAAAAEFTAREVAFGESQMVTLGLANADRIYTNLGLLLSDQCLHTIKAASFEGITQSVFKDRREFRGSLLKQMNDAYSFIDMYNKIRAEFSKLHRIDRRDYPEEALREALLNSLVHREYSFSGSTLINIFEDRIEFVSLGGLVKGLTLNDILFGVSQCRNEKLAAVFYRLKLIEAYGTGIQRIMDSYRDSEKKPQIEASDNAFKIVLPNKNVFLPQDILKDSERSIMELAVQQATISRKDVEGLLSVSQTMAGRLLKQLVDKKMLKTIGGGKDRKYTLASHQGWEESFRKAASCILEHASGKTNYGD
- a CDS encoding 2-hydroxyacid dehydrogenase, producing the protein MQKHQVVMTGALMPPALERVQAVCEVKLWDQGGVIPREVLFDWLRDAVGLVVTGKVRVDDELLSHGPNLKVIAQSAVGYDNIDIPACIRHGIPFGNTPGVLVDATADLTFTLLLSAARRVHEGWNFVREGHWSLGKDLPYGTDIRGKTLGIVGMGRIGAAVAARARAFGMKIIYYNRTPRSDEAAIGATYQSFDSLLAQADCIIVLTPLSAATKGLFGREQFARMKPTAYFVNASRGPVVDTAALVEALTTRKIAYAALDVTDPEPLPADHPLLKLPNILVTPHIGSATTETRTAMSQLTADNLLAGLAGKPLKACVNGEVNYK
- a CDS encoding Ger(x)C family spore germination protein, which produces MKHPGMSVGFVGIAALVILALFLGGCNSAREADDVGYIMIIGVDKGSDGKQKVTYQIAVPRWTKADTSNASGMGGGQGSSGEPWVISTIWTPGPAETRMLLNSTMSRYPLVSHINAYIFSEEVAREGLGSRISYLVRSREFRETMFLLIVRGSVEEYIKNNKPALETYVYKFYESTFLSADESGYYMRVHFHDFYTRLKNHGGSAYAAYTGLNPYTGSDKPAGAKTPEQTGPPYLPGGIPRTATSKAGEFLGLALFRGDKMVGVLNSDETRAVAILQGKLSSGFIGLADPLQPEKETVNLKFRPESQIHADLNRGVPVFHVKVLIEGEILGATSGIPYEAPEYRNKLEDQLAKLFTEQIRNMIRHTQELGTDPVGFGLYLRPKFRDTGEMAKADLNSLYQKADVQVQVTARINTGLQWRTVPPKNQ
- a CDS encoding Ger(x)C family spore germination protein yields the protein MAIRRIMMMLLAVFTVCLAGCYNGKETDDVAYTVIIGVDQAEGGKEKVTYQIVVPKGLSGGDGGSGEQPKGPWLIESLIVPTPADSRMILKSIMSRTPQFSHIVGFIVSEEVARRGIGRNMSYFTNSREFRGSMFVIVVKGSAEEYIKRNSPTLEATLTEFYEEFLASSSESSYFLRATFQDFYVRLKNSGGSPYAVYSSINPMTGEDKPAGVRTPEQKGSPYLAGGIPRTGTENPIDFAGLAVFRGDKMVGVLNSDETRAVALLQGSFSRGNMGVVDPLAEEETVSLGIRSESKPKITAELDGVRPVFNVEVGLEADILGINSGIHYESSKYRGILERQASDLIAGQIRNMIRHTQELGTDPVGFGLYLRPEFRTTGEMEKSDMTALYQAADIRVHVSLRIRRTGLIWRTMPQL
- a CDS encoding GerAB/ArcD/ProY family transporter, whose protein sequence is MKSYQPGRMGLAEGLAIVFMPTVSTLFWLTWSVALEQSSTAAWMNPLINGMSCLPVLYCLLKVLAWGSGDLYSACEKLVGKTVTQLIVGYYIGVFFLNVGLLLRQFAENTLLTALPDLEFMISVGWYAAVVGIIVYAGIEAVGRASYIVLPMTVLALATVLLLLLPQYEFLYLTPWRGAGLDQVFIGGLRSMGVNLNILIPAFLAHSFQNLRTVKYSVLYGLGISSLCRSLTIAAYIAAFGAAAGQEKLLPFYELARLVYINRFIQRIEALIILLWAIVGILSIAINLYIGLYLLGRLFRLPALKPLIAPVLIIIAELAMLPGEMTGVINFYYWAEHTLYLVGTAIIPFFLLGVSLFRKRGGKSWRSAGS